A DNA window from uncultured Methanoregula sp. contains the following coding sequences:
- a CDS encoding enoyl-CoA hydratase-related protein, with product MNTLTCFSLSTIDHVAHLVLNQPEALNTMHPRFWRELDEVLAGLHKAGEARALVISSTGKHFSAGMALETFGGAITMDDQSPEGRAAIFDLLTDMQATFTRIESLRIPVIMAIHGGCIGGAVDMVTTGCIRYATQDAFFCIQEINIGMVADVGTLQRLPKLIPLGVVKELAYTGRRLSAQRALGYGLVNEVFDTQEAMVFAALQCAKEIASKPPVAIWGTKQAVNYARDHSVEDSLRQMGWLQGAIWSNQHVRESVMAMKQKRAGSFPALTPLQRFSDLG from the coding sequence ATGAACACCCTCACCTGCTTCTCCCTCAGCACCATCGACCACGTGGCCCATCTGGTCCTGAACCAGCCCGAGGCCTTGAACACCATGCACCCCAGGTTCTGGCGCGAGCTGGACGAGGTGCTGGCCGGTCTCCATAAGGCGGGCGAGGCGCGGGCGCTGGTCATCAGCAGCACCGGCAAGCACTTCAGCGCGGGCATGGCGCTCGAAACCTTCGGCGGCGCCATCACGATGGACGACCAGAGCCCCGAGGGCCGCGCCGCCATCTTCGACCTGCTCACCGACATGCAGGCCACGTTCACCCGCATCGAGAGCCTGCGCATTCCCGTCATCATGGCCATCCACGGCGGCTGCATCGGCGGCGCGGTGGACATGGTCACGACGGGCTGCATCCGCTACGCCACGCAGGATGCGTTCTTCTGCATCCAGGAGATCAACATCGGCATGGTGGCCGACGTGGGCACGCTGCAGCGCCTGCCCAAACTGATCCCGCTGGGCGTGGTGAAAGAGCTGGCCTACACCGGCCGCCGTCTGAGTGCGCAACGGGCCCTGGGTTATGGCCTGGTCAATGAGGTGTTCGACACGCAAGAAGCCATGGTTTTCGCAGCCCTGCAGTGCGCGAAAGAGATCGCATCCAAGCCGCCCGTCGCCATCTGGGGCACCAAGCAGGCAGTGAACTACGCGCGCGACCACAGCGTGGAAGACAGCCTGCGCCAGATGGGCTGGCTGCAGGGCGCCATCTGGAGCAACCAGCATGTGCGCGAGTCGGTCATGGCCATGAAGCAAAAACGCGCAGGCAGCTTTCCCGCGCTCACGCCATTGCAGCGTTTCAGCGACCTGGGCTGA
- a CDS encoding threo-3-hydroxy-L-aspartate ammonia-lyase, with protein sequence MTQTPFSVPTYADVAEAAHRLQGMAHRTPVLRSTTADERLSAQLFFKCENLQRTGAFKFRGAFNTLAQFTDEQRRGGVLAFSAGNHAQAIALSARLLDMPAVIVMPEDAPAAKMAATREYGAQVVTYNRYTEDREAISRRLAQERGMTLVPPFDHPHVIAGQGTTAKELLEEVPNLDYLFICVGGGGLLAGSLLAAEALAPHCRVVGVEPEAGNDGQQSYRAGHIVQIPTPHTIADGAQTQALGQITFPIIQRLADDMVTATDAQLVEAMRFFAERMKIVVEPTGALAFAGAEHGSVDVRGARVGIVISGGNVDMARYARFLAD encoded by the coding sequence ATGACCCAGACGCCCTTTTCCGTGCCCACCTACGCCGACGTGGCCGAAGCGGCCCATCGCCTGCAGGGCATGGCGCACCGCACCCCGGTCCTTCGCTCCACCACCGCAGACGAGCGGCTGAGCGCGCAGCTGTTCTTCAAATGCGAGAACCTGCAGCGCACGGGCGCCTTCAAGTTCCGCGGTGCTTTCAATACCCTCGCCCAGTTCACCGATGAACAGCGCCGCGGTGGCGTGCTGGCGTTTTCGGCCGGCAACCACGCCCAGGCCATCGCACTGTCGGCCCGGCTGCTGGACATGCCTGCCGTCATCGTGATGCCCGAAGACGCGCCCGCCGCCAAGATGGCCGCCACGCGCGAATACGGCGCGCAGGTCGTCACCTACAACCGCTACACCGAAGACCGCGAGGCCATCAGCCGCCGCTTGGCGCAAGAGCGCGGCATGACCCTGGTGCCCCCGTTCGACCATCCGCACGTCATCGCGGGCCAGGGCACCACGGCCAAGGAACTCCTGGAAGAAGTGCCCAACCTCGACTACCTCTTCATCTGCGTGGGTGGTGGCGGCCTGCTGGCGGGCAGCCTGCTGGCCGCCGAGGCCCTGGCGCCCCACTGTCGCGTGGTGGGCGTGGAGCCCGAGGCCGGCAACGATGGCCAGCAATCCTACCGCGCGGGTCACATCGTGCAGATTCCCACGCCCCACACCATTGCCGACGGCGCGCAGACCCAGGCACTGGGTCAGATCACGTTTCCCATCATCCAGCGTCTGGCAGACGACATGGTCACCGCCACCGACGCGCAGCTGGTGGAAGCCATGCGCTTTTTTGCCGAACGCATGAAGATCGTGGTCGAACCCACGGGCGCGCTGGCCTTCGCCGGCGCCGAACATGGCAGCGTGGACGTGCGGGGCGCCCGGGTGGGCATTGTGATCAGCGGCGGCAACGTCGACATGGCGCGCTATGCCCGCTTTCTGGCAGACTGA
- the upp gene encoding uracil phosphoribosyltransferase, whose protein sequence is MSNVTVITHPLVQHKLTLMRKKDASTNSFRRLLGELSTLMAYEVTRDMPLQDVQIETPLETMTGKVIDGKKLVLVSILRAGNGFLDGMLNVVPGARVGHIGLYRDPETLQPVEYYFKMPSEMQERDIIVVDPMLATGNSAAAAVERLKKLQPRSIKFVCLLAAPEGVATLQKAHPDVPIFTAAIDRELNDHGYILPGLGDAGDRIFGTK, encoded by the coding sequence ATGAGCAACGTCACCGTCATCACCCATCCCCTCGTCCAGCACAAGCTCACGCTGATGCGCAAGAAAGACGCCAGCACCAACAGCTTTCGCCGCCTGCTGGGCGAACTCAGCACGCTGATGGCCTATGAGGTCACGCGCGACATGCCCCTGCAGGACGTGCAGATCGAAACCCCGCTCGAAACCATGACCGGCAAGGTCATCGACGGCAAGAAGCTCGTGCTGGTGTCCATCCTGCGCGCGGGCAACGGGTTTCTGGACGGCATGCTCAACGTGGTGCCCGGCGCACGCGTGGGCCACATCGGCCTGTACCGCGATCCGGAAACGCTGCAGCCGGTCGAGTACTACTTCAAGATGCCCTCCGAAATGCAGGAGCGCGACATCATCGTCGTCGACCCCATGCTGGCCACCGGCAACTCGGCAGCCGCTGCCGTGGAGCGCCTGAAGAAACTGCAGCCGCGCTCGATCAAATTCGTGTGCCTGCTCGCGGCCCCCGAGGGCGTTGCCACGCTGCAGAAGGCCCACCCCGATGTGCCGATCTTCACCGCGGCGATTGACCGCGAGCTGAACGACCATGGCTACATCCTGCCCGGGCTGGGCGATGCCGGCGACCGCATCTTCGGCACGAAATAA